Proteins co-encoded in one Oceanococcus atlanticus genomic window:
- a CDS encoding GMC family oxidoreductase: MHSSYDYIVVGGGSAGCIVAARLAEGGHTVLLLEAGGPARQYPETLRDDGFKDAFANEGAMWHRMSTPQAGCGGRALFAGSGRVIGGSGAVNGMVYTRGDVRDYRAWPTGWQWQDLQDSFTAVEARLGIRSRKPTPFAQRFLDAAVAAGFERKDGMNDGDLAGVVGCNDMNFAGSSRRSSYSAYLHDHKPPGLDIAYHATVRKIGFRQRRAVSVEYRQNGRNQHARAGAEIVLCAGALETPRLLMLSGVGPRAQLARHGIDCVLDAPGVGQHLQDHPNVCLFYRAKALVDFKYPQLYGFDAALREPSQPRGEAPDTCFVCYAAPPSMMHSTLRMAPILALPGRLHAVRPLRLLLRALIRLIFLLPPMRSFMSGVFGIVVILGKPEARGRITLRSADPDAPADIDLGYFTAPRDRLRMEAGIRKARSIAAQPALQALGVKPLSAGAKPIDGKPLWAWIHKAAMTTFHFCGSCRMGTDALSPVDPELRVKGLENLRIADASVIPEIPVSALNAPSMVIGYCAADLILRQSNRGAAKAHLGEVA; encoded by the coding sequence ATGCATTCGAGCTACGACTATATTGTTGTGGGTGGTGGATCCGCCGGTTGCATCGTGGCAGCGCGTCTGGCTGAAGGTGGTCATACGGTGCTGCTGCTGGAAGCCGGTGGCCCCGCACGGCAATACCCGGAAACCCTGCGTGATGACGGTTTCAAAGATGCCTTCGCCAATGAGGGCGCCATGTGGCACCGCATGAGCACGCCCCAGGCGGGTTGTGGCGGGCGCGCGCTGTTCGCCGGGAGTGGTCGTGTCATCGGTGGCAGTGGGGCGGTCAACGGCATGGTCTACACGCGTGGCGATGTGCGCGATTACCGGGCCTGGCCGACAGGCTGGCAGTGGCAGGATCTGCAGGACAGCTTTACTGCGGTTGAGGCCAGGCTGGGCATTCGAAGTCGCAAGCCCACACCGTTCGCGCAACGTTTTTTAGATGCAGCAGTTGCGGCTGGGTTTGAGCGTAAAGACGGTATGAACGATGGCGATCTGGCGGGGGTCGTCGGGTGCAACGACATGAACTTTGCCGGCTCGTCGCGGCGCAGTTCCTACAGCGCCTATTTGCATGATCACAAGCCCCCGGGTCTGGACATCGCGTACCACGCCACGGTGCGCAAAATAGGCTTCCGGCAACGACGTGCAGTGAGCGTTGAGTACCGCCAGAACGGGCGCAATCAACATGCCCGGGCAGGTGCTGAAATCGTGCTCTGCGCCGGGGCGCTGGAAACCCCGCGCTTGCTGATGCTTTCTGGCGTTGGTCCACGTGCACAGCTTGCCCGTCACGGTATTGATTGTGTTTTGGATGCGCCGGGTGTCGGGCAGCACCTGCAAGACCATCCAAATGTGTGCCTGTTCTACCGTGCCAAAGCGCTGGTCGATTTCAAATATCCGCAGTTGTACGGCTTTGATGCCGCCTTGCGAGAACCATCGCAACCCCGTGGCGAAGCACCGGATACCTGTTTTGTGTGCTACGCCGCGCCGCCATCGATGATGCATTCGACCTTGCGAATGGCACCCATACTGGCTTTGCCGGGGCGCTTGCATGCCGTTCGACCATTGCGCCTGCTGCTGCGGGCCTTGATTCGGCTGATCTTTCTGTTGCCGCCCATGAGGTCGTTTATGTCCGGTGTGTTTGGCATCGTGGTCATTCTGGGCAAGCCCGAGGCGCGTGGGCGGATTACATTGCGCAGCGCCGATCCGGACGCGCCGGCGGACATCGACCTGGGGTATTTCACCGCGCCCCGCGATCGTCTGCGAATGGAGGCGGGGATCAGAAAAGCTCGCAGCATTGCCGCGCAGCCGGCGTTGCAGGCGCTTGGAGTGAAGCCGCTGTCAGCGGGCGCCAAGCCGATTGACGGTAAGCCGCTTTGGGCCTGGATTCACAAGGCAGCGATGACAACCTTCCATTTTTGCGGCAGTTGCCGCATGGGCACCGATGCGCTCAGTCCGGTTGATCCTGAGCTGCGTGTGAAAGGGCTCGAAAACCTGCGTATTGCCGATGCGTCGGTGATACCGGAAATACCCGTTTCAGCCCTGAATGCGCCAAGCATGGTGATTGGCTATTGCGCGGCTGATTTGATCTTGCGGCAAAGCAACCGCGGCGCCGCCAAAGCTCACCTTGGAGAAGTTGCATGA
- a CDS encoding aldehyde dehydrogenase family protein, with translation MSVVTPLPEHAKAAGVIECINPATGATLGQVPVATVEDVRHAVERARVAQRAWADTSFAKRRAVLRRLLETIVMQRDAICKAVVEDSGKTFENALLGEVMPVCNKIRWLIKHGEKHLKTERVPSGMLMHKKGRIEYRPLGVVACIVPWNYPFQNIFASFVAPLMAGNAVVIKASEAVAWSTRYFQQLIDQVLTQEGIATDTVQILNGYGETGAALVRARVQKILFIGSVGNGRRIIEGSAQHLTPVVMELGGKDPMIVCDDAHLEHAVHSALGGCFINLGQNCIASERIIVEAGIYDRFVSAMHTQVAALRQGPPAQPGAVEVGAINTAQQMAVIDDLVRDALAQGARALVGGVKPQGTGQYYPPTLLVDVTADMRIANEEVFGPVMLIMKVANDEEAVALANSTDFGLQSSVLSGSTARAERIAAQLEAGASCINDFGLCYLNQDLPFGGVKYSGFGRMNGRDGLRAYTNPKAVLSDRLPLRIPPKLYPVSIAGFAKADASIELMFGRGPGVRFRALLRLLKVSLLGARS, from the coding sequence ATGAGCGTCGTAACGCCCTTGCCCGAGCACGCCAAAGCGGCCGGCGTGATTGAGTGTATCAACCCGGCAACGGGGGCCACCCTGGGGCAGGTGCCCGTGGCCACGGTTGAGGACGTGCGCCATGCGGTGGAGCGTGCGCGCGTGGCCCAGCGCGCTTGGGCTGACACCAGTTTCGCCAAGCGTCGTGCGGTGTTGAGGCGTTTGCTTGAGACCATCGTGATGCAGCGTGATGCGATCTGCAAAGCGGTGGTCGAAGACAGTGGAAAAACCTTTGAAAACGCCTTGCTGGGCGAGGTGATGCCGGTGTGCAACAAGATTCGCTGGCTGATCAAGCATGGCGAGAAGCACCTCAAGACCGAGCGGGTGCCATCCGGCATGCTGATGCATAAGAAGGGCCGCATTGAATACCGGCCGCTGGGTGTAGTGGCGTGCATTGTGCCGTGGAATTACCCCTTCCAAAACATCTTTGCATCGTTTGTCGCGCCTTTGATGGCGGGCAATGCCGTGGTGATCAAGGCATCCGAGGCGGTGGCCTGGTCAACCCGCTACTTCCAGCAGTTGATCGACCAGGTGTTGACCCAGGAAGGCATCGCGACCGACACCGTGCAGATCCTCAACGGCTATGGTGAAACCGGGGCAGCCCTGGTTCGTGCCCGGGTGCAGAAAATCCTGTTTATCGGTTCCGTAGGCAACGGCCGACGCATCATTGAGGGGAGTGCGCAACATCTGACGCCGGTGGTGATGGAGCTGGGCGGCAAGGATCCGATGATTGTTTGTGATGATGCGCACCTGGAGCATGCTGTGCATTCGGCCTTGGGGGGCTGCTTCATCAATCTCGGTCAGAACTGCATCGCATCGGAACGCATCATCGTTGAGGCTGGCATCTACGATCGCTTCGTCAGCGCGATGCACACACAGGTTGCTGCACTACGCCAGGGTCCACCGGCTCAGCCTGGGGCTGTAGAGGTTGGTGCCATCAACACTGCGCAGCAAATGGCGGTGATTGACGACCTGGTCCGGGATGCGCTGGCCCAGGGCGCGCGCGCTTTGGTTGGTGGCGTTAAACCGCAGGGCACTGGCCAGTATTACCCGCCAACGCTGCTGGTTGATGTCACCGCCGACATGCGCATTGCCAACGAGGAAGTGTTTGGACCGGTCATGCTGATCATGAAGGTGGCCAACGACGAAGAGGCAGTGGCGCTGGCCAACAGCACAGATTTTGGCTTGCAGTCCTCGGTGCTCAGCGGCAGTACGGCGCGGGCCGAGCGCATTGCCGCGCAGCTCGAAGCCGGGGCCAGCTGCATCAATGATTTTGGTCTGTGTTATCTCAACCAGGATTTGCCGTTCGGCGGTGTGAAGTATTCCGGTTTTGGGCGCATGAACGGGCGTGATGGCTTGCGCGCATATACCAATCCCAAAGCCGTGCTGAGCGACCGTTTGCCGCTGCGCATTCCGCCTAAGCTGTACCCGGTCAGCATCGCTGGCTTTGCCAAGGCGGATGCATCGATAGAGTTGATGTTTGGTCGTGGTCCGGGTGTCAGATTTAGGGCCTTGCTGAGGTTGCTCAAAGTGTCGTTGCTCGGGGCGCGCTCATGA
- a CDS encoding M4 family metallopeptidase produces MTTKMPLLAAGTLLLSAGLAQAATTPAQLLEQLQANTRDALQLQQDRSTAYQLLRATSKAPLLADQSNAPALDRAFGFLTQFGPLLDISAPLEQFKLLRVSEDRAGNQHVHLEQQHAGLPVFGSRLVVHMNPQGIYGVSGTVIPDLLSLPSQPKVSAAVQRAAALRQVAKSAPDADLAIESERLMVYRSGVLKRVEGQNYLAREIIVRSARGDVRERLIFDAVNGGLINRINEIHSVKNREIYTPNQDVPPIITEGSALAPADVPLTGDTASDPASRAPRLPQDNLYIFAGGTYDLYTNLFGFEGYDFGVTSPEEQVQKSVYLINDQCPNAYWNGDSTNYCPGFDADDVVSHEWSHAYTEYTHGLIYQYQSGALNESYSDIFGEVYDLVNGLEGPLGVTLTEGEYFENGGSRWVVGEDLSETAAAVLLRDMWDPDNFGVNVPLLGIQVLNTGSPGSVITSENYYCESGDGGGVHTNSAVPNHAFAMLVDGKSFNGVDIPAIGMTRAAHIYFHAALHYQTPTTNFAQHADALAQSCADLIGTPLNDVLGQPSPDVIDASTCAAVEAAMLSVEMRQNPAEKCDYQPLLQPDDATPDLCPAGSGPVADFVETWEGVSELPSGWEFTENLTGDTSEGVEWEVIGDLPLARGGQAVFVANTFGGSCTPGGDISGSFQLDSPQITVSANDSKLSMSHLMQSEFGYDGGNIKASINGGDFTLIPAEAIVWNSYNTDLEPAAATPVPDPTGLTGGGNTNPMGGEGAWSGSDEGESFSRWGVSHIDLAALGVSAGDTLRIRFEFGQDGCNGNLGWYVDDVSVSHCVAGQTNGNGVPQTAGAGSTPGTPSTPGVPGTPASDEPRGGANGLVMLMLLMLGLARRRR; encoded by the coding sequence ATGACGACAAAGATGCCCTTGCTGGCCGCCGGCACGTTGCTGCTAAGCGCAGGCCTGGCGCAAGCCGCCACAACACCCGCCCAGCTGCTCGAACAGTTGCAGGCCAACACCCGCGATGCCCTGCAACTGCAACAGGACCGCTCAACCGCTTACCAGTTGCTGCGCGCCACATCCAAAGCGCCGCTGCTGGCCGATCAGAGCAACGCACCGGCTCTGGATCGCGCCTTCGGCTTTCTGACCCAGTTCGGGCCGCTTCTCGACATCAGCGCACCGCTTGAACAGTTCAAACTGCTGCGTGTCAGCGAAGACCGCGCGGGCAATCAGCATGTGCATCTTGAGCAGCAGCACGCCGGCCTGCCGGTGTTCGGCTCGCGCCTGGTTGTGCACATGAATCCGCAAGGCATCTATGGCGTGTCCGGCACGGTGATACCAGATCTGCTCAGCCTGCCTTCTCAGCCGAAAGTTTCAGCCGCGGTGCAGCGTGCGGCGGCGCTGCGCCAGGTTGCCAAATCGGCGCCTGACGCTGATCTTGCAATCGAGAGCGAGCGCCTCATGGTCTATCGCTCCGGCGTGCTCAAACGCGTCGAAGGTCAGAACTATCTGGCTCGTGAAATCATTGTGCGCAGCGCCCGTGGCGACGTGCGCGAGCGCTTGATCTTCGACGCCGTGAATGGCGGCCTGATCAATCGCATCAACGAAATTCACAGCGTCAAGAACCGCGAAATTTACACCCCTAACCAGGACGTGCCGCCCATCATTACCGAGGGCAGCGCGCTGGCGCCGGCAGATGTTCCGCTGACGGGCGATACCGCCAGTGATCCGGCCAGCCGGGCACCGCGCCTGCCGCAAGACAACCTGTATATCTTTGCCGGCGGTACTTACGACCTGTACACCAACCTGTTCGGCTTTGAAGGCTACGACTTCGGCGTGACCTCACCGGAAGAGCAGGTTCAGAAAAGTGTTTACCTGATCAATGATCAGTGCCCCAACGCTTACTGGAATGGTGACTCGACCAACTACTGCCCGGGCTTCGACGCCGACGATGTGGTCAGCCACGAGTGGAGCCATGCCTACACCGAATACACCCACGGCCTGATTTACCAGTACCAGTCGGGTGCACTGAACGAATCGTATTCGGATATTTTTGGCGAGGTCTACGATCTGGTGAATGGCCTGGAAGGCCCGCTAGGCGTAACGCTGACCGAGGGTGAGTACTTCGAGAATGGCGGCAGCCGCTGGGTTGTCGGTGAAGATCTGAGCGAAACGGCCGCCGCTGTCCTGCTCCGCGACATGTGGGACCCGGACAATTTTGGCGTCAACGTGCCGTTGCTCGGCATTCAGGTTCTGAACACCGGCTCGCCAGGCAGCGTCATCACCTCCGAGAACTACTATTGCGAATCCGGTGATGGCGGTGGTGTGCACACCAACTCTGCGGTCCCCAATCACGCCTTCGCCATGCTGGTTGATGGCAAGAGTTTCAATGGTGTTGATATCCCGGCCATCGGCATGACGCGGGCCGCGCACATTTATTTCCATGCCGCCCTGCACTACCAAACGCCGACCACCAATTTCGCACAGCATGCTGATGCACTGGCGCAGTCCTGCGCCGATCTGATCGGCACGCCGCTGAATGACGTACTCGGCCAACCCTCGCCGGACGTCATCGACGCGAGCACCTGCGCCGCGGTAGAAGCCGCCATGTTGTCGGTCGAGATGCGTCAGAACCCTGCCGAAAAATGCGACTACCAGCCTTTGCTTCAGCCGGATGACGCCACGCCCGACCTGTGCCCGGCAGGATCAGGCCCGGTCGCCGATTTCGTTGAAACCTGGGAAGGTGTGAGCGAGCTGCCCAGCGGCTGGGAGTTCACCGAAAACCTGACCGGCGATACCTCGGAAGGGGTTGAGTGGGAAGTGATCGGTGATCTGCCTCTGGCGCGTGGCGGGCAGGCCGTTTTTGTGGCCAACACTTTCGGCGGCAGCTGCACCCCGGGCGGCGACATCTCCGGCAGCTTCCAGCTCGACAGCCCGCAGATCACTGTCAGTGCCAACGACTCAAAGCTGTCCATGAGCCACTTGATGCAATCGGAATTCGGGTATGACGGCGGCAACATCAAAGCCAGCATCAATGGTGGGGACTTCACCCTGATTCCGGCCGAAGCCATCGTCTGGAATAGCTACAACACCGATCTGGAACCGGCAGCGGCAACCCCGGTGCCCGACCCCACCGGTCTGACCGGTGGCGGCAACACCAACCCGATGGGTGGCGAAGGCGCATGGTCCGGTTCAGACGAAGGCGAATCCTTCAGCCGCTGGGGCGTCAGTCACATCGATCTGGCGGCACTGGGTGTGAGTGCGGGCGACACCCTGCGCATCCGCTTCGAGTTTGGCCAGGATGGCTGCAATGGCAACCTCGGCTGGTACGTGGATGATGTCAGCGTCAGCCATTGCGTCGCCGGCCAAACCAACGGCAATGGTGTGCCGCAAACTGCCGGTGCCGGTTCGACCCCGGGCACCCCCAGCACACCGGGCGTGCCAGGCACGCCGGCCAGCGACGAGCCGCGCGGCGGTGCCAACGGTCTTGTCATGCTGATGCTGCTGATGCTGGGGCTGGCACGACGCCGCCGCTGA
- a CDS encoding TetR/AcrR family transcriptional regulator has translation MSTSANSKAPSGNAANGRRRGADSLRAAKDALVRQHVMDASEKVFAEHGFNQTKMQTIAKQAGVSLATLYQFYSSKQALYRAVLVARDREMMSAVLQHPVFQSGQPFTAISLLSLMQGHLRFQLSHPDYLKLILQEGHAWYHTAAQPTADEQALWEQGLKLMTTALEHGMQAGELIPADPTDQARLLMAIQQARLASWAADGMQDDHETVITRIQADFVRQFCRPALARTLLSEDGSTLCPQALQKIQAE, from the coding sequence ATGAGCACTTCCGCCAACAGCAAAGCACCCTCAGGAAATGCCGCCAACGGGCGCCGGCGCGGCGCCGACAGCCTGCGTGCCGCCAAGGACGCGCTGGTGCGTCAGCACGTGATGGATGCATCAGAAAAGGTGTTTGCCGAGCACGGTTTCAATCAAACCAAGATGCAGACCATTGCCAAGCAGGCCGGGGTCTCTCTGGCAACGCTCTACCAGTTCTATTCGAGCAAACAGGCGTTGTATCGGGCGGTTTTGGTCGCTCGTGACCGGGAAATGATGAGCGCGGTGTTGCAACATCCGGTTTTCCAGTCAGGCCAGCCCTTTACGGCCATCAGTCTGCTCAGCCTGATGCAGGGACATTTGCGTTTCCAGCTGTCGCATCCGGACTACCTGAAGTTGATACTGCAGGAAGGACACGCTTGGTATCACACCGCCGCCCAACCCACGGCAGACGAACAGGCACTTTGGGAGCAAGGGCTCAAACTGATGACCACCGCACTGGAGCACGGCATGCAAGCCGGAGAACTGATTCCTGCGGACCCCACTGACCAAGCACGTCTGCTGATGGCCATACAGCAGGCGCGGCTGGCCAGCTGGGCGGCTGACGGCATGCAGGATGATCACGAAACAGTCATTACACGCATACAGGCGGATTTCGTACGCCAGTTCTGTCGCCCTGCGCTGGCGCGCACGCTGCTGAGCGAGGATGGCAGCACCCTGTGCCCGCAGGCGCTGCAGAAGATTCAGGCCGAGTAA
- the arsH gene encoding arsenical resistance protein ArsH, with protein sequence MTPLPDLPNIDAKHWQDIDVDQLVGAGVSREPLRILVLHGSLRSRSYSRFVAEEAGRLLSAMGAEVRHFSAHGLPLPDAEDESHHKVQELRDLAIWAEGMVWVSPERHGNLTAVMKAQIDWLPLSMGGIRPTQGKTLALMQVSGGSQSFNAVNQMRVLGRWMRMLTIPNQSSVPKAFNEFDEAGRMRLSPLYLRIVDVCEELMKFTWMNRERAGYLTSRYSERVESAEEVSRRVNQRSI encoded by the coding sequence GTGACGCCACTTCCCGACTTGCCCAACATTGACGCAAAACATTGGCAGGATATCGACGTGGATCAACTGGTTGGCGCGGGGGTGTCGCGTGAGCCGCTTCGCATTCTGGTGCTGCATGGGTCGCTGCGCTCGCGTTCGTATTCGCGTTTTGTGGCGGAAGAGGCGGGGCGCCTGCTGAGCGCCATGGGGGCCGAGGTGCGGCACTTTTCTGCTCATGGCTTGCCACTGCCGGACGCCGAGGACGAAAGCCATCACAAAGTGCAGGAGCTGCGTGATCTGGCGATTTGGGCCGAAGGCATGGTGTGGGTCAGTCCGGAACGCCACGGCAATCTCACCGCGGTGATGAAAGCGCAGATCGACTGGTTGCCGCTGTCGATGGGCGGTATCCGTCCCACTCAGGGCAAGACACTGGCTCTGATGCAGGTTTCCGGTGGCAGTCAGAGTTTCAACGCGGTCAATCAGATGCGTGTGCTGGGGCGCTGGATGCGCATGCTGACCATACCCAATCAATCGTCGGTGCCCAAAGCCTTTAATGAGTTCGATGAGGCCGGGCGGATGCGCCTTTCGCCCTTGTATCTGCGCATCGTCGATGTGTGCGAAGAGCTGATGAAGTTCACCTGGATGAACCGCGAGCGTGCCGGCTACCTGACCAGTCGCTATTCAGAAAGGGTCGAAAGCGCTGAAGAAGTTTCACGCCGCGTCAATCAACGCAGTATCTGA
- a CDS encoding SDR family NAD(P)-dependent oxidoreductase — protein sequence MDKRKILITGGQGFVGKALVDEFADAGHEVICADIVDQPFREDVCFIKLDIRDAQAVLHACEGLDSIIHNASLVHTKNNRVEDVWAVNLTGTENLLAACTAHAIERFVYISSASAVYEGEDIENGDETLGYSQISQAPYADSKIAAEKKVIAFSGEGITQCCAIRPHVVFGAGDNRFVPAILSKAQQGKLTRCVGNRDKLSDFTYISNLTDAVLAAEQRVKPGGVACGQIYFITNGEPKAFFDFVDMLLMEAGYPTIKGKVPFWLAYGVAALAEGIDTLKGGTLNAEDGMTRFAIRYMVTHHYYSIEKAKRELDWQPRVDLAEGLRLTVETLKQRHSPLLPKVPQQAA from the coding sequence ATGGACAAGCGCAAGATACTGATCACTGGGGGCCAGGGCTTTGTCGGTAAGGCTCTGGTGGACGAGTTCGCCGACGCGGGGCACGAGGTCATCTGTGCTGACATCGTTGACCAGCCCTTCCGTGAGGATGTGTGTTTCATCAAGCTCGATATCCGCGATGCGCAGGCCGTACTTCATGCCTGTGAAGGGTTGGATAGCATCATTCACAACGCCTCGTTGGTGCACACCAAGAACAATCGGGTTGAAGATGTCTGGGCGGTCAATCTGACAGGTACCGAAAACCTGCTCGCGGCTTGTACGGCGCATGCTATCGAGCGTTTTGTCTATATCAGTTCGGCCAGTGCGGTGTACGAGGGCGAAGATATCGAGAACGGTGACGAAACTCTGGGGTATTCACAGATTTCTCAAGCGCCCTACGCGGACAGCAAAATTGCGGCGGAGAAAAAAGTCATCGCGTTCAGCGGTGAGGGTATTACTCAGTGTTGCGCCATTCGACCCCATGTGGTTTTTGGTGCCGGCGACAACCGTTTTGTGCCGGCGATACTGAGCAAGGCTCAGCAGGGCAAGCTGACGCGCTGTGTCGGCAATCGCGACAAACTTTCGGACTTCACTTATATCAGCAACCTGACCGACGCGGTGCTCGCGGCTGAACAGCGTGTTAAGCCCGGTGGTGTGGCCTGCGGTCAGATTTACTTCATCACCAACGGGGAGCCGAAAGCCTTTTTTGACTTTGTCGACATGCTTCTGATGGAGGCTGGCTACCCAACCATCAAGGGCAAGGTGCCTTTCTGGCTGGCCTACGGCGTTGCTGCGCTGGCGGAGGGCATCGATACCCTCAAAGGTGGAACCCTGAATGCAGAAGACGGCATGACGCGTTTCGCCATTCGCTACATGGTTACGCATCACTACTACAGCATCGAAAAGGCCAAGCGTGAGCTCGATTGGCAGCCCAGGGTTGATCTCGCAGAGGGGCTGCGCCTGACGGTTGAAACGCTTAAGCAGCGTCATTCACCACTGCTGCCGAAAGTACCCCAGCAGGCGGCGTAA
- a CDS encoding sterol desaturase family protein translates to MSTTFWIALAVMFAVIGGLQYWLDWAVVSSRYSRYRLRTPGASYLGPQNKWLNVFLNNILALSILAAFLYHFGERILYPQWPGVAHFFGETFAVLLLYDLAYYFFHRGMHHPRLMKYVHGMHHKVRFPVASESVFLNPFEQMGAFVLLLGAVLLLGPISEASFLCMFFLYSSINVIVHSNLVFPHPAFRLFNFWVEKHDVHHDKFRYNYASIFPFWDQAFGTSK, encoded by the coding sequence ATGAGCACGACGTTCTGGATCGCGCTTGCCGTCATGTTTGCCGTTATCGGAGGCCTGCAATATTGGCTGGACTGGGCGGTGGTCTCTAGCCGTTACAGCAGATACCGCCTGCGTACGCCCGGCGCAAGCTATTTGGGACCGCAGAACAAATGGTTGAACGTGTTTCTCAACAACATCCTCGCGCTGAGCATTCTTGCGGCGTTTCTGTACCACTTTGGCGAGCGCATTCTTTATCCGCAGTGGCCCGGCGTGGCGCACTTCTTTGGTGAGACCTTCGCCGTACTCTTGCTTTACGACTTGGCCTACTACTTCTTCCATCGGGGCATGCACCACCCGCGGTTGATGAAGTACGTGCATGGCATGCACCACAAGGTTCGCTTCCCGGTGGCCAGTGAAAGTGTATTTCTGAACCCATTCGAGCAGATGGGGGCATTTGTTCTGCTGCTGGGTGCGGTGCTGCTGCTCGGGCCGATCAGTGAAGCCTCTTTCCTGTGCATGTTCTTTCTCTATTCGTCGATCAACGTGATCGTGCATTCCAATCTGGTTTTTCCGCATCCCGCATTTCGACTGTTCAATTTCTGGGTGGAAAAGCACGACGTCCATCACGACAAGTTTCGTTACAACTACGCCTCGATATTTCCGTTCTGGGATCAGGCGTTCGGTACGTCCAAATAA